A single Phragmites australis chromosome 4, lpPhrAust1.1, whole genome shotgun sequence DNA region contains:
- the LOC133914236 gene encoding protein IQ-DOMAIN 19-like, with protein sequence MGKAGRWLRSFLPGRKEKDRGRDKAGALGPAAEPDQALALPRTITTPASTPGAKEKRRWSFRRPAASPGSSKDAAAQGRLAPYGFLEPRVDPDQHAVAVAIATAAAAEAAMAAKQAAAAVFRLPASAPGSKRTVIGIEEAAAIKIQSIFRSYLARKALCALRGLVKLQALVRGHLVRRQASHTLRCMQALVAAQNRACAARLRLLEDEKPIRTPRTTPSRRSPHHHRFRHQQEMEDNVKIVEVDTGGGGVHGTPMTSRRSSCYATPLCRTPSQNELYQKISPTPSALTDASARTYSGRYDDFSFATARTSPYHYPTSRQEHYHAGADRPASHAADHPLFFPSYMANTESSRAKARSQSAPRQRPSLSSAAAEVPWERQLSGRRRTSMEGQAQARGPVPKCGPVRVQRCSSQASAPPACPWGARLDRWSASVHDSECRSTSTVMTAATTTYRWSLATDNAGMA encoded by the exons ATGGGCAAGGCGGGTAGGTGGCTCAGAAGCTTCCTGCCGGGCAGGAAGGAGAAGGACAGGGGCAGGGACAAGGCCGGGGCGCTCGGGCCGGCGGCAGAGCCGGACCAGGCATTGGCGCTGCCGCGGACGATTACGACGCCGGCGTCGACGCCCGGCGCCAAGGAGAAGAGAAGATGGAGCttccggcgcccggcggcgtcgCCCGGGTCGTCGAAGGACGCGGCCGCGCAGGGGCGGCTCGCGCCCTACGGGTTCTTGGAGCCGCGGGTGGACCCGGACCAGCACGCCGTGGCGGTGGCCATCGccaccgcggccgcggccgaggcggcgatggcggccaAGCAGGCCGCCGCGGCCGTCTTCCGGCTCCCGGCGTCCGCGCCGGGGTCCAAGCGGACCGTCATCGGCATTGAGGAGGCCGCGGCGATCAAGATCCAGTCCATCTTCAGATCCTACCTG GCGAGGAAGGCGTTGTGCGCGCTGAGGGGGCTAGTCAAGCTGCAGGCGCTGGTGCGCGGCCACCTCGTGCGGCGGCAGGCGAGCCACACCCTGCGCTGCATGCAGGCGCTCGTCGCCGCTCAGAACAGGGCTTGCGCGGCGCGCCTCCGGCTCCTCGAGGACGAGAAGCCGATCCGGACGCCGCGGACGACGCCGAGCCGGCGCTCTCCGCACCACCACCGCTTCCGGCACCAGCAG GAGATGGAGGACAACGTCAAGATCGTGGAGGTGGacacaggcggcggcggcgtgcacGGCACGCCCATGACATCCCGGCGCAGCAGCTGCTACGCGACGCCTCTGTGCCGCACGCCGTCCCAGAACGAACTGTACCAGAAGATCTCGCCGACGCCCTCGGCGCTGACCGACGCCAGCGCACGCACATACAGCGGCCGCTACGACGACTTCTCCTTCGCCACCGCGCGGACCAGCCCCTACCACTACCCGACGTCAAGGCAGGAGCACTACCACGCGGGCGCGGACAGGCCGGCGTCCCACGCCGCCGACCACCCGCTCTTCTTCCCCAGCTACATGGCCAACACGGAGTCGTCGCGGGCCAAGGCGCGGTCGCAGAGCGCGCCACGGCAGCGGCCCTCGCTGTCGTCCGCCGCAGCCGAGGTGCCGTGGGAGAGGCAGCTGAGCGGCCGGCGCAGGACGTCGATGGAGGGGCAAGCGCAAGCGCGCGGGCCGGTGCCGAAGTGCGGCCCCGTGCGCGTGCAGCGGTGCTCGTCGCAGGCGAGTGCGCCCCCGGCATGCCCCTGGGGCGCGAGGCTGGACAGGTGGAGCGCGTCGGTCCACGACAGCGAGTGCAGATCGACGAGCACCGTGATGACAGCCGCCACCACCACGTACCGCTGGTCGCTGGCCACGGATAACGCCGGCATGGCATGA